One Misgurnus anguillicaudatus chromosome 19, ASM2758022v2, whole genome shotgun sequence genomic region harbors:
- the orc3 gene encoding origin recognition complex subunit 3, with amino-acid sequence MTATSSVSKGCFVFRSASKKRRRLHKDVDGLLMCGSEDNGRDRFRICQKLWEMVQIHTEVIQDQLNKKVLDNLVQFIKKYELCYSSDVWRQGASEIPTAALMLGVNVPDHTMTFRSLCSLLQDSVTPFVVSVPAKECTAVKILIQKVVEQLMGRGLSLDKDQEDDTAPHQKTQCSISDLCQWYKTVKKSNMKNEGSHWSLPIVVIFKDFEAFNLQALQDFILICSQYVQELPLIFIFGIATSSSTIQQRLSHSVSSLLCIEVFHSLSCTQHLAAVFDKLILNSQFPFKLSSKVIQVLVGIFLYHDFSVQSFVKGLKLSMLEHFNSQPLSVLCCQKKEALLCAKMLSQQNVDRIRHLPSFMRYVETQEPQEQVLLLTSDEHVKEVCQILLKNLHKYHKNYYPILQCLHSLTSLLPKCPLGKHIRELHVTCNEKKVWETEEYDLAMQLLKILAKDELVAALRECAGILKSARNKKIQNVLSQVEDFIVRLEELECPSTEDLPVDDVIFSGNDCKRRTDLFQLQKSLQEKESGRSKKITPFEVLRNEVLQFIDDLVREYLTPAELQPLNEVCYYSSSGVLRQRLNAAPRTSIQAALSHPFYYLQNQALKARAGTVSSAAPDLCIIYKLHLECGRLINLYDWFEAFETVSSAAEDNEGNSDGKLDSLKNARFIQAVSEMEFLGFVKSTKQKTDHVARLTWGGC; translated from the coding sequence ATGACTGCAACTTCGTCAGTGTCAAAGGGATGTTTTGTATTTAGGTCGGCATCTAAAAAAAGAAGAAGACTACATAAAGATGTTGATGGATTGTTAATGTGTGGCAGTGAGGATAATGGCAGAGATCGCTTTAGGATCTGTCAAAAATTATGGGAAATGGTTCAAATACACACAGAGGTAATTCAAGATCAGTTGAATAAGAAGGTACTTGACAACCTTGTCCAGTTCATTAAAAAGTATGAACTCTGCTACTCATCTGATGTTTGGAGACAAGGAGCTAGTGAAATCCCCACAGCTGCATTAATGCTGGGTGTAAATGTACCTGATCACACTATGACGTTTCGGAGTCTTTGTAGTCTTCTTCAGGATTCTGTCACCCCATTTGTTGTGTCAGTTCCTGCCAAAGAATGTACAGCTGTTAAGATATTGATTCAGAAGGTTGTGGAACAGTTGATGGGAAGAGGACTGTCTCTGGATAAAGATCAAGAGGATGATACAGCTCCACATCAGAAAACTCAATGTAGCATTAGTGATCTTTGCCAGTGGTACAAGACCGTTAAGAAGTCCAACATGAAAAACGAGGGCTCGCACTGGAGTTTGCCTATTGTTGTCATCTTCAAAGACTTTGAGGCTTTCAACTTGCAAGCTTTACAGGATTTCATCCTCATTTGCAGTCAATACGTTCAGGAGCTTCCTCTCATCTTTATCTTTGGTATCGCAACATCTTCCAGCACTATCCAGCAAAGGCTGTCTCACTCGGTGTCATCGCTGCTCTGCATTGAGGTCTTTCATTCTCTCTCCTGTACTCAGCACTTAGCCGCTGTCTTTGACAAGTTGATTCTGAATTCTCAGTTCCCGTTCAAGCTCAGCAGTAAGGTGATACAGGTTCTGGTCGGCATCTTCCTTTACCATGACTTTTCCGTTCAAAGTTTTGTTAAGGGCCTAAAGCTCTCCATGTTGGAGCACTTTAATAGCCAGCCTCTCAGTGTCCTTTGTTGCCAGAAGAAGGAGGCCTTGCTTTGTGCCAAGATGTTGAGCCAACAGAATGTGGATAGAATTCGTCATCTCCCCTCTTTTATGAGATATGTGGAGACACAGGAACCCCAAGAGCAGGTTTTGCTGCTTACGAGTGATGAACATGTCAAGGAAGTGTGTCAGATATTGCTGAAAAACCTCCATAAATACCACAAGAATTACTATCCTATTCTCCAGTGTCTGCACTCGTTGACCTCATTGCTACCTAAGTGTCCCTTGGGAAAACATATACGAGAGCTCCATGTAACCTGCAATGAGAAGAAAGTGTGGGAGACGGAGGAGTATGATTTAGCCATGCAACTTTTGAAGATTCTAGCAAAGGATGAGCTTGTTGCAGCTTTACGGGAATGTGCTGGGATTCTTAAATCAGccagaaacaaaaaaatacagaatgtgCTCAGTCAAGTGGAAGATTTTATTGTCAGATTGGAAGAGCTGGAATGTCCCTCCACTGAAGATCTTCCTGTGGATGATGTCATCTTTTCAGGAAATGATTGTAAGAGAAGAACAGATCTCTTTCAGCTTCAGAAGTCTCTGCAGGAAAAAGAATCTGGAAGAAGCAAGAAAATAACTCCTTTTGAAGTGCTCAGAAACGAGGTGCTACAATTTATTGATGACCTTGTGAGGGAGTACTTGACCCCAGCAGAGCTTCAACCTCTCAATGAAGTTTGTTACTACAGTTCCTCTGGAGTCCTGCGACAACGACTGAACGCTGCCCCTCGCACGTCCATTCAAGCTGCACTCAGTCATCCGTTCTACTATTTGCAGAATCAAGCCTTGAAAGCACGCGCTGGTACAGTTTCTAGCGCTGCTCCTGACCTCTGCATCATATACAAGCTTCATCTTGAGTGTGGAAGACTTATTAATCTATATGATTGGTTTGAGGCCTTCGAGACCGTTAGCTCAGCAGCTGAAGACAACGAGGGAAATTCTGATGGCAAGCTTGACAGCCTCAAAAATGCTCGTTTCATCCAGGCTGTTTCCGAGATGGAATTCCTTGGTTTTGTTAAATCGACAAAACAGAAAACTGACCATGTGGCAAGACTCACCTGGGGAGGTTGTTAG